The Bacillus mesophilus DNA window TCTAAATGTACCGTAAGAGTTCTCTTTGATTTTAATTCGTCAAATGAATATGGCACCATAGATTGAACTTGATAACGAGTTTTCAATCTTTTTTGTTCTGGAATTGACTGAATTTTGTAGAGTGCTTCTCTAATTTTAGATAACAAAAGATCCATATTTACCTCTGCTAGCGGCATAATGCACAATACATTATAAAAGTCTGCCAACTCTGTGAACAGGCCAACTTCTTCAAAAATTGCTTGTAGCTCATAGCCAGTTAACTGACAACGACTTTGAATCAAGATTTTTAATGGATCTTGCTTTAAACCTTGGTCATTTGATTGGACTGTACATATCTGTGGTATGTTATTAAGTCCTTCTTTAAACTTGTGTATATTCTTATAAATATGGCCAATGCCAGTTACTTTTAAATTTGCAAGAAAAGCTCTAGCAAGATCAAGGGATGCCATAATTGGATATGACGGACTACTTGATTGTAAGGCTCTAAGATAAAAAGTGACTTTATCAATCGAAACTAACTGACTTTGATAATGTAGATATGACCCCATTGTCATAGCAGGGAGAGTTTTATGTGCTGATTGTACAACCAGATCCGCGCCACTATGAATAGCTGATTCAGGAAAGGGGGCACCTATACCAAAATGAGCTCCATGTGCTTCATCTACTAGTACTGGGATTCCCTTTATGTGTGCATGTCTCACTATATCCTTTAAATCATGTGTATGTCCATAATAGGTGGGATTGGTAAGGATGATTGCCTTTGCATCAGAATGATCCTCTACAGCCTCAATAACAGTATGGGTAGGAACATAGGTTTGAACATGCGCTTCTTCATCATATTTCGGAGCTAAAAAGACAGGCTTCGCACCTGCTAGGATTAAAGCATTCATAACTGACTTATGACAATTGCGCTGAACCAACACTTTGTCATTACTACTACACGTAGAGAGAATCATTGCCAGATTTCCTACTGTAGTTCCATTAACTAGAAAGAATGACTTTTCTGCTCCATATAGATTAGCTAACAAGTCTTCACTTATTTTTATCGCTTCCTCTGGATGATGTAGATCATCCAAACCAGTTAATTCAGTTACGTCAAGGCTAAGGATTTCCCTAAAATAAGAATGCCCCTTATCCAAAAAAACTTGTCCATTTTTATGGCCCGGAACATGTAGGGAAATTGGTTTCTTATCTATATGATTTATTAATGCGTCCATTAAAGGGGTTTGAGATTGATTCATTACTAGTCCCTTTCTATAAGTTTCATATGTATTATATCAGACCATTTAAAAAAAAATCCCGAAACTCCGGGATTTTTAAGAAAATATTGTAGGTTGCGTAACTTTTCGCATCTGCTTTAAGTAAAATTTATAATTTGGATGGTTAGTTTGAGTATGGACCATCTCAGTCTCACAATCCGTACATATAAATGAAGTATATAAATGGATTCCCTTATCTTTTGCCAATTCACATATAACACACGTTTCCCCGATATATTCTCTATTCGTTGTAGTACTCAAGTACTCCACCTCCCAGTAACTATCTTGCCCAATTCACTTAAAATGTATACACAATTAAAAATTTACATAATTTTTTTACCTTATGATTCTATTCTATGTATCTAAGATACTTGTGTGTATGTCTATAAGGAGACTTTCGGTAAACCTCTTTTATTATGTCTTTGCGTTTTCGTTTTCTGTGGCATATGAACTTATGGTAGGATTATTCATTTTTAACTTTTAGGTACGTAAACTGTATAAATTCTGAAATTTATTGTTTGGCACTTTTTGTTTGAAGTAAAATCATTACTCCGGTCTTTTCAGAACTTTTTATAGTAATTTAGCAATAATAACCCATAAATAAACTCTAAACAGTTATAAATTTACAAATTTTAGCTAGTTACTATCTCATTTTTAGAAATGTAATATTGATGTCTTAAGATCAACCCGCTTTATCAACGAAATTCATAATTTATCAACGATATTGAATGTTTTATGGACGATATCTTGAATTTAACAACGAACTCTATTTGTTTATCAACGAAATGACTAATTCTTACAGTAGGTAAGTATTTTAGAACACAAAAAAG harbors:
- a CDS encoding aminotransferase class I/II-fold pyridoxal phosphate-dependent enzyme, with translation MNQSQTPLMDALINHIDKKPISLHVPGHKNGQVFLDKGHSYFREILSLDVTELTGLDDLHHPEEAIKISEDLLANLYGAEKSFFLVNGTTVGNLAMILSTCSSNDKVLVQRNCHKSVMNALILAGAKPVFLAPKYDEEAHVQTYVPTHTVIEAVEDHSDAKAIILTNPTYYGHTHDLKDIVRHAHIKGIPVLVDEAHGAHFGIGAPFPESAIHSGADLVVQSAHKTLPAMTMGSYLHYQSQLVSIDKVTFYLRALQSSSPSYPIMASLDLARAFLANLKVTGIGHIYKNIHKFKEGLNNIPQICTVQSNDQGLKQDPLKILIQSRCQLTGYELQAIFEEVGLFTELADFYNVLCIMPLAEVNMDLLLSKIREALYKIQSIPEQKRLKTRYQVQSMVPYSFDELKSKRTLTVHLEESINHVSAQTLTPYPPGIPLILQGELITDEHIKELQALIKQRAKIQGLVNDTIYIYESLKEEN
- a CDS encoding sigma factor G inhibitor Gin, translating into MEYLSTTTNREYIGETCVICELAKDKGIHLYTSFICTDCETEMVHTQTNHPNYKFYLKQMRKVTQPTIFS